A genome region from Myripristis murdjan chromosome 16, fMyrMur1.1, whole genome shotgun sequence includes the following:
- the LOC115374325 gene encoding killer cell lectin-like receptor subfamily B member 1B allele A: protein MEGELNYASIVFKANKPSAYKAKREEETVYDDVKVQGNTADLNTDTQEFLGEKPVRGRHGVQLVACCLGILCVVLVTAIVTLCLYFPAARNDSDAKVVQKLKENNLTSIINNLSSTIMNLKNNISNQTALIERRHNPCQEGWLLSPSNSSCYLVITTNNFNEWKTWEEAGEDCRQRNADLVVIENQQEQEFIQEIGDGPSDSTLYSYWIGLRRTSGVWKWVDGSDLTENYWIYQPLDDTDCAVSVQWSSPKGWIDEKCADKNQWICEMKALSV from the exons ATGGAGGGAGAGCTTAATTACGCTTCCATTGTTTTCAAAGCTAACAAGCCCTCCGCATACAAAG CTAAACGTGAGGAGGAAACCGTGTATGATGACGTGAAGGTTCAGGGCAACACAGCAGAtctaaatacagacacacaag AATTTTTAGGCGAGAAGCCAGTGAGAGGACGTCACGGTGTTCAGCTGGTGGCGTGCTGTTTGGGGATTCTTTGTGTTGTCTTGGTCACGGCCATCGTAACACTCTGTCTCTACT TTCCTGCAGCAAGAAATGACAGTGATGCAAAGGTGGTGCAAAAGTTGAAAGAAAACAACCTGACCAGCATCATCAACAACCTCAGCTCAACAATaatgaacttaaaaaataacatcagtAATCAGACGGCCCTCATTG aGAGACGGCATAATCCTTGTCAGGAAGGCTGGCTCCTCTCCCCGTCCAATTCTAGCTGTTATCTGGTTATAACAACAAATAATTTCAATGAATGGAAAACCTGGgaagaagctggagaagactgcaggcagaggaatgcagattTGGTTGTGATAGAAAATCAACAGGAGCAG GAATTCATCCAGGAAATCGGTGATGGGCCCAGTGACAGTACTTTGTACAGCTACTGGATTGGCTTGAGAAGAACAAGTGGGGTCTGGAAGTGGGTCGATGGAAGTGATCTGACTGAAAa CTACTGGATATACCAACCTTTAGACGACACGGACTGTGCAGTTTCTGTCCAGTGGAGCTCACCTAAGGGATGGATAGATGAGAAATGTGCTGACAAAAACCAATGGATCTGTGAAATGAAGGCTTTGTCTGTTTAG